The following is a genomic window from bacterium.
CCGAAGGCTTCATGAAGACCGAGAACCGCGGCCTTCTGCTCGACGCGTCGACGCCGGACGCCCTGCTGCAGGCCATGGCCGGCTACGAGGGATCGCCCGCCTCGCGGGTGATCCACGAAGAGCGGCAACTCTGACAAGACCACCACCCGACCAGGGCGAGGAGACATGAGCACGATCAAGAGTCGCATCAACCCGCGCGCGGAGGATTTCCGGGCCAACGCCGAGGCCATGAAGGGGATGGTCGAGGACCTGCGCGCCCAGGCGGCCCGCGTCTCGCTGGGCGGCGGCGAGGCCGCCCGCGCCAAGCACACCGCCCGCGGCAAGCTGCTGCCCCGCGAGCGCGTCAACC
Proteins encoded in this region:
- a CDS encoding methylcrotonoyl-CoA carboxylase — encoded protein: MSTIKSRINPRAEDFRANAEAMKGMVEDLRAQAARVSLGGGEAARAKHTARGKLLPRERVNHLLDPGTPFLEVGQLAAFGMYDDDAPSAGIITGIGRVQGTECMIVANDATVKGGTY